The following proteins come from a genomic window of Neptunomonas concharum:
- a CDS encoding DUF423 domain-containing protein, with amino-acid sequence MRCYLAVAGVSGAIAVGLGAFAAHGLKHQLTDRLLGVFQTGVQYQFYHTLALLLIGLLLSNSHSRWLKVSGALFILGMLFFSGSLYVLALSGIHWFGVITPVGGVALLAGWLSLVGFVVSEKRNGE; translated from the coding sequence GTGCGGTGCTATTTGGCAGTTGCTGGGGTGAGTGGTGCTATAGCGGTTGGCTTAGGGGCTTTTGCCGCCCATGGCTTGAAGCATCAGTTAACTGATCGCTTGCTGGGTGTTTTCCAAACGGGCGTACAGTACCAGTTTTATCACACGTTAGCGTTACTTCTGATTGGATTACTCCTCAGTAATAGTCACTCTCGGTGGCTTAAAGTGAGCGGAGCACTGTTTATCCTAGGTATGCTGTTTTTTTCCGGCAGCCTTTATGTGTTGGCTTTAAGTGGTATTCATTGGTTTGGTGTTATCACGCCGGTGGGAGGCGTTGCCCTGCTCGCTGGTTGGTTGTCACTGGTTGGTTTTGTAGTAAGTGAAAAGAGGAATGGCGAGTGA
- the thiS gene encoding sulfur carrier protein ThiS: MELQVNGEQQLIVAGSTLFDLIERLELVGQRIAIEVNQEIIPRSQHSDYVLQAGDAVEVVQAIGGG, translated from the coding sequence ATTGAACTACAGGTTAATGGTGAGCAGCAGCTAATTGTTGCGGGGTCTACCTTGTTTGATCTGATTGAACGATTGGAGCTTGTGGGGCAGCGTATAGCTATTGAAGTCAATCAGGAAATTATCCCCCGAAGCCAGCACAGCGATTATGTACTTCAAGCAGGCGATGCAGTTGAAGTCGTCCAAGCGATCGGTGGCGGTTAA
- a CDS encoding thiazole synthase, which yields MQQDDALIIAGKRYQSRLLVGTGKYKDMDETRDAIAASGAEIVTVAVRRTNIGQTAGEPNLLDVISPDKYTILPNTAGCYTAEDAVRTCRLARELLDGHNLVKLEVLGDQKTLYPNMVETIKATETLVKDGFDVMVYCNDDPIVAKQLEEMGCVAVMPLGSLIGSGLGILNPHNINIIMESARVPVLVDAGVGTASDAAIAMEMGCEGVLMNTAIAAAGNPILMASAMRKAIEAGREAYLAGRMPKKKYASASSPLDGVIGQ from the coding sequence ATGCAGCAAGATGACGCCTTAATCATTGCAGGAAAGCGTTACCAGTCTCGATTATTAGTGGGGACTGGGAAATACAAGGATATGGACGAGACCCGTGATGCCATTGCTGCCAGTGGTGCTGAGATTGTAACGGTTGCTGTTAGACGCACCAATATAGGTCAGACGGCAGGTGAACCTAATCTGTTAGATGTGATTTCCCCAGACAAGTACACCATTTTACCGAATACAGCAGGCTGCTATACCGCAGAAGATGCTGTAAGAACCTGTCGTTTAGCTCGTGAGCTATTGGATGGTCATAATTTAGTCAAGCTTGAAGTCCTAGGTGATCAAAAAACGCTCTACCCCAACATGGTCGAAACGATCAAAGCTACCGAAACCTTGGTTAAGGATGGCTTTGATGTGATGGTGTACTGCAATGATGATCCGATCGTTGCTAAACAGTTAGAAGAGATGGGGTGTGTAGCGGTTATGCCACTCGGCTCTTTGATCGGTTCTGGCTTGGGTATCTTGAACCCACATAATATCAATATCATTATGGAAAGCGCTCGTGTTCCTGTCCTCGTAGATGCGGGTGTGGGTACTGCTTCAGATGCTGCGATCGCCATGGAAATGGGCTGTGAAGGGGTACTGATGAACACCGCGATTGCGGCAGCTGGGAATCCTATCTTGATGGCATCTGCGATGCGCAAAGCGATCGAAGCAGGGCGTGAAGCCTATTTAGCCGGGCGTATGCCTAAAAAGAAATATGCCAGTGCGTCTTCTCCTTTGGATGGCGTGATTGGTCAATAA
- the trmB gene encoding tRNA (guanosine(46)-N7)-methyltransferase TrmB, translated as MTEEKKYMRTIRSFVMRAGRTTEGQQKALDDVWPIMGLEVKDGPVVFSELFGRDAPVVLEIGFGMGDSLIEMASQQLEKNYIGIEVHRPGVGRLLSRAQEAGLSNIRVYAEDAIEVLAQCIPDNSLDVLQLFFPDPWHKKKHHKRRIVQPEFAQTVRKKLKIGGYFHMATDWENYAEHMMEVMTSAEGYQNKAGEGVFSPQPDWRPVTKFQKRGERLGHGVWDLMFERTC; from the coding sequence ATGACTGAAGAAAAGAAATACATGCGTACCATTCGTAGCTTTGTTATGCGAGCGGGACGCACTACGGAAGGGCAGCAAAAAGCACTGGATGACGTGTGGCCAATCATGGGATTGGAAGTAAAAGACGGTCCTGTTGTGTTTTCCGAATTGTTTGGTCGTGATGCACCGGTAGTGCTGGAGATTGGCTTTGGTATGGGCGACTCCTTAATAGAGATGGCGAGCCAGCAGCTAGAAAAAAACTACATTGGTATAGAGGTTCACAGACCGGGTGTTGGTCGATTGCTGTCGCGCGCTCAGGAGGCTGGTCTGAGTAATATCCGGGTATATGCAGAAGATGCCATCGAGGTACTTGCACAGTGTATTCCTGATAACAGCCTTGACGTGTTGCAGCTATTTTTCCCTGACCCATGGCATAAGAAGAAACATCACAAGCGTCGTATTGTTCAGCCGGAGTTTGCCCAGACTGTGCGTAAAAAGCTCAAAATCGGCGGCTACTTTCATATGGCAACAGATTGGGAAAATTACGCAGAACATATGATGGAAGTGATGACAAGCGCTGAAGGATATCAAAACAAAGCTGGTGAAGGGGTTTTCTCACCTCAGCCAGACTGGAGACCTGTCACTAAGTTTCAAAAGCGTGGTGAACGCTTAGGGCATGGTGTATGGGATTTGATGTTTGAGCGTACCTGCTAA
- a CDS encoding methyl-accepting chemotaxis protein — translation MKVSHKVALLASLIVVAAFSIFSWFQYNTVRDALYTKTEQNVAESTKVLSHQITNWLNGKLALIDMMAQSIDKDFNQETINRAFHLPMLKKEFLLIFGGLDTDGAPITNDANWAPEGWDARKRPWYPVAKSHQRAVLTDPYADSTTKEILISAVANFSDKGVFQGAFGGDLSLKTVSEAVNTLNFNETGYAFLLSANGNIISHPDDTLNGEPVSKLFKEGVPAFKEGLNEVEVAGATVFTSFYQLDGLYGSDWLLGVVLDKSKVMADANSFGWAALIGTIISALLCSVALYVAVSKQLLPLQKLRESLLEINRGEGDLTKRLDVVSKDEFGQVSNDFNHFIAYLQNLISNVKELSTSIRTSTDLTASSASSASANLETQLFELDQLATAMHEMSATAQDVAANAQRAADAAHQADNAASHGVDVVSRTTSSIATLAGEMDGVVNTINELAGYSDNIESILTVITDIADQTNLLALNAAIEAARAGDMGRGFAVVADEVRALASRTQQSTEEIKKMIHQLQLGVRNAESIIQNSRQKANDTQAVASEADTVLATIRDSILEINQMTVQIATAAEEQSATSEEINRNTTNIRDISQMVSDGAKEQEGHCVTMVDLTSRQNREMDKFKV, via the coding sequence ATGAAAGTATCCCATAAAGTGGCGCTACTGGCATCTTTGATTGTCGTTGCCGCTTTTTCTATTTTTTCATGGTTTCAGTACAACACAGTGCGGGATGCGCTTTATACGAAAACGGAGCAAAATGTTGCTGAATCTACTAAGGTATTAAGCCATCAAATAACCAATTGGCTTAATGGAAAGCTAGCGTTAATTGATATGATGGCACAAAGCATTGATAAGGACTTCAATCAGGAGACGATTAATAGAGCCTTTCACCTTCCTATGCTCAAGAAGGAGTTCTTGTTAATTTTCGGAGGGTTAGATACAGATGGGGCGCCGATCACCAATGATGCGAATTGGGCACCAGAAGGGTGGGATGCACGTAAAAGGCCTTGGTATCCTGTAGCAAAGAGCCATCAGAGAGCCGTATTAACTGATCCTTATGCGGATTCAACGACAAAAGAGATTCTGATATCTGCGGTTGCTAATTTTTCGGATAAGGGCGTATTTCAAGGAGCCTTTGGCGGTGATCTTAGCCTTAAAACCGTCTCGGAAGCGGTTAATACATTAAACTTCAATGAGACGGGTTATGCCTTCTTACTGAGCGCCAACGGAAACATTATTAGCCACCCAGATGATACCTTAAATGGTGAGCCTGTATCTAAACTGTTTAAGGAAGGCGTACCTGCATTTAAAGAAGGTTTGAATGAAGTTGAAGTTGCGGGCGCTACGGTATTTACTTCCTTCTACCAACTCGATGGCTTATATGGAAGCGACTGGTTATTGGGGGTTGTTCTGGACAAGAGCAAGGTGATGGCGGATGCCAACTCGTTTGGCTGGGCGGCGCTAATTGGCACGATAATATCGGCTCTACTTTGCTCCGTTGCACTTTATGTGGCTGTATCCAAACAGTTATTACCTCTGCAGAAATTGCGTGAGTCTCTGTTGGAAATTAACAGAGGGGAGGGGGATCTTACTAAGCGTTTAGACGTGGTTAGTAAAGATGAGTTTGGTCAGGTATCTAATGACTTTAACCATTTCATTGCCTATTTGCAGAACCTGATAAGTAATGTAAAAGAGCTTTCAACCAGTATACGCACAAGCACCGACCTAACGGCATCTTCAGCATCTTCGGCATCGGCTAATTTGGAAACCCAACTATTTGAATTGGATCAGTTAGCAACCGCTATGCATGAGATGTCAGCTACCGCGCAAGATGTTGCAGCTAATGCCCAACGTGCAGCGGATGCTGCTCATCAGGCGGATAATGCAGCATCTCACGGTGTTGATGTGGTTTCGCGAACAACATCTTCAATTGCAACCTTAGCTGGTGAGATGGACGGAGTCGTTAATACCATTAATGAGTTGGCAGGTTACAGTGATAATATCGAATCGATATTAACCGTGATTACGGATATCGCTGATCAGACCAATCTGTTGGCGTTAAATGCAGCGATAGAAGCTGCACGAGCTGGGGATATGGGGCGTGGTTTCGCAGTGGTTGCAGACGAGGTACGTGCTTTGGCATCACGTACACAACAATCTACAGAAGAGATCAAAAAAATGATCCATCAGCTGCAATTAGGTGTGCGTAATGCTGAAAGTATCATTCAGAACAGTCGCCAAAAAGCGAATGATACGCAAGCGGTTGCGAGTGAAGCTGATACGGTACTGGCGACCATACGTGACAGTATTCTGGAAATTAACCAGATGACCGTGCAGATCGCGACGGCAGCAGAGGAGCAAAGTGCAACCTCCGAAGAGATTAATCGTAATACCACAAATATTCGTGATATTAGCCAGATGGTTTCTGACGGGGCCAAAGAGCAAGAAGGCCACTGCGTTACGATGGTTGATTTAACCAGCCGCCAGAATAGAGAGATGGACAAGTTTAAAGTCTAG
- a CDS encoding xanthine/uracil/vitamin C permease, with amino-acid sequence MALIKRAHGAEHPYWAFGPFKIRLPLLHYRIEMPEVIQGLVMFVVGLAMIPLLEKYLGMPYEAALAFTFIAGLGYILPAMLGVPLVPGWITPAIPVVILYLKGFEPGPEAIKAMFALQIEVTIIFLILGITRWGSKLVDIIPNSLKSGIIIGAGIAAMMGELKVGGRIDATPFSLIVGSLISAYVLFSLSFKNVVDTNPLAKKIANFGMVPGMLIAMVVGWGVGEYPLPDIEWGITQPDFALMWQYLVFSVGFPGWDVFLLAIPTAVIAYVIAFGDIIVGFTLVKRVDHIRDDEKIETSVDRVHVVTAIRNAIHSFFAPWPGLAGPLWTAAHATVAERYAMGRKAMDSIYSGGGTFWITGLVALFILPLVTLFKPVLPIALSLTLVLTAYICIMVGMEQLKNPTERGVAGIVAVTLAMPDPKSTVYAVAIGLILYYLIERPKLLGKHNPDDEIIFAGGDEDEPEKVKKKETA; translated from the coding sequence ATGGCGCTGATAAAAAGAGCACATGGCGCTGAACACCCATATTGGGCGTTTGGGCCTTTCAAAATACGCTTACCCTTGCTGCATTACCGAATTGAGATGCCTGAAGTGATTCAAGGCTTGGTAATGTTTGTGGTAGGTCTGGCAATGATACCGTTGTTGGAAAAGTACCTTGGTATGCCTTACGAGGCAGCTTTAGCATTCACCTTTATAGCGGGTTTAGGTTATATATTGCCGGCAATGTTGGGTGTCCCTCTGGTTCCTGGGTGGATAACGCCGGCGATCCCTGTAGTTATTCTTTACTTAAAAGGATTTGAGCCGGGGCCTGAAGCCATTAAAGCTATGTTTGCCTTGCAGATTGAAGTCACCATTATCTTCTTAATCTTGGGTATTACTCGGTGGGGCTCGAAACTGGTTGATATTATTCCAAACTCACTGAAGTCAGGAATAATCATTGGTGCAGGCATTGCCGCAATGATGGGAGAGCTGAAAGTCGGTGGGCGTATTGATGCGACACCTTTCTCCCTGATTGTAGGGTCGTTGATCTCAGCTTACGTATTATTTTCCCTGTCATTTAAAAATGTTGTGGATACTAATCCGTTGGCGAAAAAGATTGCTAACTTTGGCATGGTGCCGGGTATGTTAATCGCGATGGTTGTTGGTTGGGGTGTTGGCGAGTATCCATTACCGGATATTGAGTGGGGTATTACTCAGCCAGACTTCGCGCTGATGTGGCAATACTTAGTGTTCTCGGTTGGCTTCCCAGGTTGGGATGTATTCTTGCTTGCGATCCCTACGGCGGTGATTGCTTATGTTATCGCGTTCGGTGACATTATTGTTGGTTTTACCTTGGTAAAACGCGTAGACCACATTCGTGATGACGAGAAAATTGAAACAAGTGTTGACCGCGTTCATGTGGTGACAGCGATTCGTAACGCAATTCATTCTTTCTTTGCGCCTTGGCCGGGTTTGGCAGGTCCCTTATGGACGGCAGCTCATGCTACCGTAGCAGAACGTTATGCGATGGGTCGTAAAGCGATGGACTCTATCTATAGTGGTGGCGGTACATTCTGGATTACAGGGTTGGTGGCGCTGTTTATTTTGCCTCTAGTTACGCTGTTTAAGCCAGTATTGCCTATTGCTTTATCGTTGACGTTAGTACTAACTGCCTATATCTGCATCATGGTGGGTATGGAGCAGTTGAAGAACCCTACCGAGCGTGGTGTTGCGGGTATCGTAGCGGTTACGTTAGCGATGCCAGATCCTAAATCAACGGTCTATGCCGTAGCAATCGGTCTGATTCTGTACTACTTGATTGAGCGTCCAAAACTATTAGGCAAGCATAATCCTGATGATGAGATTATCTTTGCTGGTGGTGACGAGGATGAGCCTGAAAAGGTTAAGAAAAAAGAAACAGCCTAA
- the gspN gene encoding type II secretion system protein N, whose translation MKKLISLSVLVFTIAFISNTPAYFFYQPFSATIPAQLSNIEGTLWKGSARLTIAGTPIGKTQWQFQPVKLIQAQLGWQLSFPEIETIGEFSFYPWDPQTVKTLSVTSSSLGLARINPALNGIHANVNAELSDLNALTCLDSMKGTASISDTRALGLSLGVVDAEISCDKQQYIFSFANTKAPIKLQGDGSFVAAGRYLIKGELATDDPATQSKLIALLGPAQGGRFVFQESGHL comes from the coding sequence ATGAAAAAGCTTATCTCTCTCTCAGTACTTGTTTTCACTATCGCTTTTATAAGCAATACGCCGGCGTACTTTTTCTACCAGCCATTCTCGGCAACCATTCCGGCACAATTGTCTAATATTGAAGGTACACTTTGGAAAGGCTCTGCCCGCCTAACGATAGCGGGTACACCTATTGGCAAAACCCAGTGGCAGTTTCAACCAGTGAAACTGATACAAGCTCAACTGGGCTGGCAGCTTTCTTTCCCGGAAATCGAAACCATAGGGGAGTTTTCTTTTTACCCATGGGACCCACAAACGGTTAAAACGCTATCTGTAACAAGCTCAAGTCTTGGACTAGCTCGTATCAACCCCGCCCTAAATGGTATTCACGCTAATGTTAACGCTGAGCTATCTGATCTGAATGCACTAACGTGTTTGGATAGCATGAAAGGTACGGCATCTATCAGTGATACTCGCGCTCTTGGTTTATCTTTGGGTGTCGTTGATGCAGAGATTAGCTGCGATAAACAGCAATATATCTTTTCATTTGCGAACACCAAAGCCCCTATCAAGTTACAAGGCGATGGCTCTTTTGTAGCAGCAGGCCGATATCTGATTAAGGGGGAGTTAGCAACAGATGACCCAGCTACTCAGTCGAAACTCATCGCCCTACTCGGTCCAGCACAGGGCGGACGTTTTGTTTTCCAAGAAAGCGGCCACCTTTAA
- the gspM gene encoding type II secretion system protein GspM — MLKEKYAALSRREQHILLFALPIGIVLVLWLLLIRPTLAHHSALQSKLAQKTEDLAWLQQAAAQIKAPSGPRSTNGQPLRQRVTQTFAQHSINLSRIQSGNNEEISVWSDNASFNGMLSAIQSGIEQNIQISQAQISTAEQSGRVNARLSFIEAANTP, encoded by the coding sequence ATGTTAAAAGAAAAATATGCTGCACTTTCTAGGCGCGAACAACATATACTGCTCTTTGCACTGCCTATCGGTATTGTATTAGTACTTTGGCTACTCCTCATTCGCCCTACATTGGCACACCACTCAGCTTTACAAAGCAAGCTTGCTCAGAAAACAGAAGATTTAGCATGGTTGCAGCAGGCAGCTGCTCAAATAAAGGCGCCATCTGGGCCAAGGAGCACTAATGGGCAACCTTTAAGACAACGGGTAACCCAAACGTTTGCTCAGCACAGCATTAACCTCAGCCGCATACAGTCCGGCAATAATGAAGAGATCAGCGTGTGGAGTGACAACGCTTCATTCAACGGCATGTTGAGCGCTATCCAAAGTGGCATCGAACAGAATATTCAGATCTCACAGGCGCAAATCAGCACAGCGGAACAGTCTGGCCGAGTCAATGCACGACTCAGTTTTATCGAGGCCGCCAATACACCATGA
- the gspL gene encoding type II secretion system protein GspL — MSNILLIRAHDYPASELSWVVWNTPKQLATQQGKVNSADLSSLKTLNEGAITILAIPGEHVRAFNVSLPGKKRTLLSSLPFMIEEHISEPIEKMHVVSGQFKDNQIEAFAITHDNIRYWQTLAFESGLDIRYITPDYQLLSTQEPTTLWQEGTRVMARLHQLQATFSEQTLNLLLPKLQLANHCTLYTDSSVQFDSLTAKPLPRPLTEVLAANFSLKAPPVNLLQGDYQAQSALHTFWPLLKKPVIAAACLIGLLFTGVVLDNMKLSRQIADIDQALIDTYRQSFPNARRINDPVRQMRAQLRQQNNQGDSSQFLSWLAAASPLLSTHNIRLQNLRFSPSPAALRLQLQANSYNAMEKLNSDLQAAGLNTELGTLVKNQDSVSGLLTLKGQ; from the coding sequence ATGAGTAACATTTTACTAATCAGGGCACACGACTATCCTGCCTCTGAACTAAGCTGGGTCGTTTGGAATACACCCAAACAACTTGCCACTCAACAGGGTAAAGTCAACTCAGCCGACCTCAGTAGCCTTAAAACGTTAAATGAGGGAGCGATCACAATATTAGCCATACCCGGCGAACATGTACGTGCCTTTAATGTCAGCTTGCCTGGGAAAAAACGCACTTTGCTCAGCAGCCTACCCTTCATGATAGAGGAGCACATCAGTGAGCCTATCGAGAAAATGCATGTAGTGTCAGGACAGTTCAAAGATAATCAAATAGAAGCCTTCGCGATCACCCACGACAACATCCGTTATTGGCAAACATTAGCGTTCGAATCAGGCTTGGACATTCGTTATATCACACCTGACTATCAGCTTTTATCTACACAAGAGCCCACCACATTATGGCAAGAGGGCACTAGAGTAATGGCGCGGTTGCACCAGCTACAAGCAACCTTCAGCGAGCAAACGCTAAATTTGTTACTGCCAAAACTACAACTGGCAAACCACTGCACACTTTACACCGATTCATCTGTGCAGTTTGACTCCCTCACGGCTAAGCCGTTGCCTCGTCCATTAACAGAAGTCTTAGCAGCCAACTTTTCCCTAAAAGCACCTCCGGTTAACCTGCTGCAAGGGGACTATCAGGCTCAAAGCGCACTCCACACATTCTGGCCATTATTAAAGAAACCCGTCATCGCCGCCGCGTGCCTCATTGGGTTACTTTTCACAGGCGTCGTTTTAGATAATATGAAACTCTCTCGACAGATAGCAGATATCGACCAAGCGCTGATCGATACCTATCGCCAAAGCTTCCCTAATGCCCGCCGGATCAATGACCCTGTTCGCCAAATGCGAGCTCAGCTTCGACAGCAAAATAACCAAGGGGATAGCAGTCAATTTTTATCGTGGTTAGCGGCAGCCTCTCCATTGTTATCCACACATAATATACGCCTGCAAAATTTACGCTTTAGCCCATCTCCCGCAGCCTTAAGACTGCAACTGCAAGCCAATAGCTACAACGCAATGGAAAAACTCAACAGCGATTTACAAGCAGCAGGGCTTAATACAGAACTGGGTACTTTAGTGAAAAATCAGGATAGCGTTTCAGGTTTATTAACGCTGAAGGGGCAATAA
- the gspK gene encoding type II secretion system minor pseudopilin GspK yields MTRQRGAALIMVLGIMAIITVLATQVMDTVRQQTQQHSASRDLRQGYWYAKGGETYALSKLEDFIDKPLLEKEDLEVAFPIDGGGVRYRLQPMHTCLNVNSLNQNKEANEALYQFTTNVWKQFLEQEIKLSAASQEMLIDRIRDWTDEDTLPEGGYGAETPFYSGQTPPQAAADDDMVSVSELLQLEALSNEEAALLLPHVCTRPGDRTLALNVNDLNTSSAPLISALIKGAIDSVQIAAVINDRPKEGYAHAADFWQHPIFNSITLSDQTKAALVNKRHYFQLETEVRLGSVEFSLTSWLYINDEKNARVLGRRYGVAP; encoded by the coding sequence ATGACCAGACAACGTGGCGCAGCCCTGATTATGGTGTTGGGCATCATGGCGATTATTACGGTACTCGCCACGCAAGTAATGGACACGGTTCGCCAGCAAACCCAACAACATAGTGCCAGCCGCGATCTGCGCCAAGGTTACTGGTATGCCAAAGGCGGAGAAACCTACGCTCTGAGCAAGCTCGAAGACTTTATAGACAAACCGTTACTAGAAAAAGAAGATCTTGAAGTGGCCTTTCCTATTGATGGCGGGGGAGTGCGTTATCGTTTACAGCCAATGCATACTTGCTTAAATGTTAACAGCCTAAATCAAAATAAAGAGGCAAATGAAGCTCTCTACCAATTTACGACTAACGTCTGGAAACAGTTTTTAGAGCAAGAGATCAAGCTTAGTGCCGCCAGCCAAGAGATGCTCATTGACCGAATACGCGACTGGACAGACGAGGATACGTTACCCGAGGGCGGCTATGGCGCAGAAACGCCTTTCTATAGCGGCCAAACGCCTCCTCAAGCAGCGGCTGATGATGATATGGTGAGTGTGAGTGAGCTTTTGCAATTAGAAGCACTCAGCAACGAAGAAGCCGCCCTTTTACTCCCCCATGTCTGTACTCGACCGGGCGATCGAACACTTGCTTTAAACGTTAACGATCTAAACACAAGCTCCGCTCCCCTGATCAGCGCGCTGATTAAGGGTGCCATTGATAGCGTACAAATTGCAGCGGTCATTAACGACAGACCCAAAGAGGGCTATGCTCATGCTGCAGACTTTTGGCAGCACCCTATATTTAATTCCATCACCCTGAGTGACCAAACCAAAGCCGCCTTAGTTAATAAACGACATTATTTTCAATTAGAAACTGAGGTACGATTAGGCAGCGTTGAGTTCAGTCTAACTTCGTGGCTTTATATTAACGACGAAAAAAATGCCCGCGTATTGGGACGGCGTTACGGAGTAGCACCATGA
- a CDS encoding type II secretion system protein GspJ, translating into MNSSTPQKQSGMTLIELVIAIAITAVVGLISANLLQAMTANNQQIAEHNEKLAYLQRSLRIIQADLDHISLPIRSNKLPEGDDLITARGSSEPGLLLEFTRFRSQPSQKPPYEKLERVRYQIIEDTLVRKTQPVGHPVNNSDWYSQTLFSNIRSAEFSFLFAEWLNEIPDSSNSPLKAIQLAIDHEQWQELTLISLASGAKI; encoded by the coding sequence ATGAATAGCAGTACACCACAAAAACAGTCCGGCATGACCCTTATTGAACTTGTCATTGCTATAGCGATTACTGCCGTGGTTGGCCTAATCAGCGCTAATCTTTTACAAGCAATGACGGCAAACAACCAACAAATCGCCGAGCATAATGAAAAACTAGCCTATTTACAGCGTAGCTTACGTATTATCCAAGCCGACTTGGATCACATTTCCTTACCGATTAGATCCAATAAGCTACCCGAAGGGGACGATTTGATCACCGCACGAGGCTCGAGTGAGCCCGGTCTGTTGCTAGAGTTTACCCGCTTCAGAAGCCAGCCTAGTCAAAAACCGCCTTACGAGAAGTTAGAACGGGTTCGCTACCAAATAATCGAGGATACCCTAGTTCGCAAAACTCAGCCTGTAGGTCATCCCGTTAATAACAGTGATTGGTATAGCCAGACGCTATTTAGCAACATCCGCTCTGCTGAATTCTCATTTCTGTTTGCTGAGTGGCTAAACGAAATACCCGATTCCAGTAATAGCCCCCTCAAAGCGATTCAGCTCGCAATCGACCACGAACAATGGCAAGAGCTAACACTCATTAGCCTAGCGTCTGGGGCAAAAATATGA
- the gspI gene encoding type II secretion system minor pseudopilin GspI encodes MHRPSKQRGFTLLEVMVALFILAVSAAALSRAVSQATESTYQLEIRQHAGWVAHNQLSLVLAGAEQNLDGFSQFAGQSFYWKASIATTELKNFRRITIEVSEKSQPDYLLAELTGFQHE; translated from the coding sequence ATGCATCGGCCGAGTAAGCAGCGGGGCTTTACGCTATTAGAGGTGATGGTCGCTTTGTTTATCTTGGCCGTCTCAGCAGCGGCCTTAAGCCGGGCAGTATCACAAGCGACTGAAAGCACCTATCAACTGGAAATTCGACAACATGCGGGCTGGGTAGCGCATAACCAACTGTCGTTGGTACTCGCTGGAGCAGAGCAAAATCTAGATGGGTTTAGTCAATTTGCAGGCCAAAGCTTTTATTGGAAAGCTTCCATAGCTACTACCGAGCTGAAGAACTTTCGCCGCATCACCATAGAGGTCAGCGAAAAAAGCCAGCCTGATTATTTGCTCGCCGAACTAACAGGCTTTCAACATGAATAG
- a CDS encoding prepilin-type N-terminal cleavage/methylation domain-containing protein, which yields MAAKGRQQILATGKHQAGFTLLELMVIVTLIGLLSAAVIVNFSGEKEENPLTGSMATLKLQLRSLSDKAFIEQRWLGFLFTQHHYELMTFSSTQGWQKVPSFTPKTFPDALLVSLDSEGKPVRLAEESTIPQIQASPDGLLTPFKLSLSYLNETLELTDPYASAE from the coding sequence ATGGCGGCGAAGGGCAGGCAGCAGATATTGGCAACTGGTAAGCACCAAGCAGGCTTCACCTTGCTGGAGTTAATGGTTATCGTCACGTTGATCGGTTTGTTATCAGCTGCGGTAATCGTTAACTTTTCAGGGGAAAAAGAGGAAAACCCTCTAACTGGCAGCATGGCTACCTTAAAGTTACAACTTCGCAGCCTAAGCGATAAAGCGTTCATTGAGCAGCGTTGGTTGGGATTTCTATTCACCCAGCATCACTACGAATTAATGACTTTCTCATCGACACAGGGTTGGCAAAAAGTGCCCAGTTTTACTCCTAAAACATTCCCTGACGCACTGTTAGTCAGCTTAGATAGTGAAGGAAAACCCGTTCGTTTGGCCGAAGAGTCAACGATTCCTCAAATCCAAGCTTCTCCGGATGGCCTACTAACGCCCTTCAAGCTATCGCTAAGCTATTTAAACGAAACGCTAGAACTGACAGATCCTTATGCATCGGCCGAGTAA